A section of the Nitrospinaceae bacterium genome encodes:
- a CDS encoding peptidase, with amino-acid sequence MSFETDQTYFGFKLLKKEFLKELNSESLFFKHEGNGAEVMVLENDDDNKVFSVSLRTPPENDRGVAHILEHSVLCGSKKYPLKEPFIELIKGSLQTFLNAMTFPDKTMYPLASRNHKDFRNLMSVYLDAVFYPHITEETFMQEGWHYELESPDKEMVYKGVVFNEMKGVFSSPESIIDRYLSHSLFPKTTYGYESGGDPVSIPDLTYEEFKEFHRKYYHPSNSRIFFYGDGNTLEYLEYLQENYLKHFDRMEVDSSIKLQRKFSKPKRKVIHYPVAKEESLDKKTFVLTGLKLGKSTDHEHCLAFNILSHLLLGTSASPLRKALIDSELGSEVIGGGFDDQRAETLFAVGLKGTEAEHEEKIMDLIFSTLRGLVENGIEEDMIESAVNSVDFRLREANFGGFAKGIVYNIQALGSWLYDADPNMHLKYDALMKKIKRKSKQGYFEKLIERYLLNNKHQSTLVALPKAGLGKQQDAKVRKKLKTIKSSLKPHEIDQIVERTRSLQELQMTPDSPEALATLPSLGLEDIPKQGEEYPIEIKNESSPKILLHDLFTNKIAYVQVGFNAHTVPMELVQYLPLFGRMILGMGTKKRSYMEMSKRLGIHTGGVRPWHFSSSPVNDRNQVISYIFFSGKAVMEKLDTLFDILTELLGEFSFDDHKRLVEIIRSAKSDMEDGIVPHGNQYVLSRLQSYQSPLGRFDELTDGITYFKFLEQLLERAEKDPSEVADKYRQLAGFLFTKENTLVNITLEGKDYPKAKRQIETLMEVIPEKSNAPAKWELAPVPNDEGFLTASTVQYVGKGANLYDLGFEYKGPFGALKSLLSTSFLWEKVRMQGGAYGSSNSFDYFSGDFGLVSYRDPNLTETLEIYDQIADYLSNLDLPDEELKKLIIGCMGRLDPPLTPDRKGASSMIDHLTGRTHAQKQKFREELLATRLEDIKAYADLFLKIKESGRVCVLGNEEKIKKAKPLFKELVNIFN; translated from the coding sequence ATGAGCTTCGAGACGGATCAAACTTATTTTGGTTTTAAACTCCTCAAAAAAGAATTCCTCAAGGAACTGAATTCCGAGTCTCTTTTCTTCAAGCATGAAGGCAACGGTGCGGAAGTCATGGTTCTTGAAAACGATGACGACAACAAGGTCTTCAGCGTTTCCTTGCGTACGCCTCCTGAAAACGACCGGGGCGTGGCTCATATTCTTGAGCACAGCGTTCTGTGCGGTTCCAAAAAATACCCTTTAAAGGAGCCGTTCATCGAGCTCATCAAGGGAAGCCTGCAAACCTTTTTGAACGCCATGACCTTTCCCGATAAAACCATGTACCCGCTTGCCAGCCGCAACCATAAGGATTTTAGAAATCTGATGAGTGTGTATCTGGATGCCGTCTTTTACCCGCATATTACGGAAGAGACATTCATGCAGGAAGGATGGCATTACGAATTGGAATCACCGGATAAAGAGATGGTCTATAAAGGCGTGGTGTTTAATGAGATGAAGGGGGTTTTCTCCAGCCCGGAAAGTATCATCGACCGGTATCTGTCGCATTCCCTGTTTCCCAAGACCACCTATGGATATGAATCCGGCGGCGATCCCGTTTCGATCCCGGATTTGACCTACGAAGAGTTTAAAGAATTCCACCGCAAATATTACCATCCTTCCAATAGCCGGATTTTCTTTTACGGCGATGGCAACACGTTGGAATACCTCGAGTATCTTCAGGAAAACTACTTGAAACATTTTGATCGTATGGAAGTGGACTCTTCAATTAAGCTTCAGAGAAAATTCAGCAAACCCAAGCGCAAGGTGATTCATTATCCCGTTGCCAAGGAAGAGTCTCTCGATAAAAAAACCTTCGTTCTCACCGGCCTCAAACTAGGGAAAAGCACGGACCACGAACATTGTCTGGCGTTCAACATATTGAGCCATCTTTTGCTTGGAACCTCTGCGTCGCCGTTGCGCAAGGCTTTGATCGATTCGGAACTGGGCAGTGAAGTGATCGGTGGCGGATTCGACGACCAACGGGCGGAGACATTATTTGCCGTGGGTCTTAAAGGAACGGAAGCGGAGCATGAAGAGAAAATAATGGACCTCATCTTTTCCACCCTGCGTGGACTGGTGGAAAACGGGATCGAAGAGGACATGATCGAATCCGCGGTGAACAGCGTGGACTTTCGTCTGCGGGAGGCTAATTTCGGCGGTTTCGCGAAAGGCATCGTTTACAATATTCAGGCTTTGGGTTCCTGGCTGTACGACGCCGACCCCAACATGCATCTGAAATACGATGCGCTCATGAAGAAGATCAAAAGAAAATCCAAACAAGGGTATTTCGAAAAATTGATCGAGCGTTATTTGTTGAATAACAAACACCAGAGCACATTGGTGGCGCTGCCCAAGGCGGGGCTTGGCAAACAACAGGATGCCAAGGTGCGCAAGAAATTAAAAACCATCAAGTCATCGCTCAAGCCGCATGAAATCGATCAGATTGTGGAGCGGACCCGGTCTTTACAGGAATTGCAGATGACTCCCGACAGTCCGGAAGCCCTGGCGACCCTGCCGAGCCTGGGCCTGGAGGATATCCCTAAACAAGGGGAGGAATATCCCATTGAAATCAAGAATGAATCGTCTCCGAAAATCCTCTTGCATGACCTGTTCACCAACAAGATCGCCTATGTGCAGGTCGGATTCAACGCCCATACGGTGCCCATGGAGTTGGTTCAATACCTGCCTTTGTTTGGCCGGATGATTCTTGGAATGGGAACCAAAAAACGCAGTTATATGGAGATGTCGAAACGCTTGGGCATTCACACAGGCGGCGTGCGCCCCTGGCATTTTTCCTCGTCCCCGGTCAACGACCGCAACCAGGTGATTTCATATATTTTCTTTAGCGGCAAGGCCGTTATGGAAAAACTCGACACACTGTTCGACATCCTGACCGAGCTTTTGGGCGAATTCAGTTTTGACGATCACAAACGGCTGGTGGAGATCATCAGAAGCGCCAAGTCCGATATGGAGGATGGTATTGTTCCGCATGGCAACCAGTATGTCCTGTCGCGCCTGCAGTCCTATCAATCACCGTTGGGGCGGTTCGATGAACTCACGGATGGGATTACCTATTTCAAATTTCTTGAGCAATTGCTGGAGCGCGCGGAGAAAGATCCTTCGGAAGTTGCGGACAAATACCGCCAGCTGGCGGGTTTTTTGTTTACCAAAGAAAACACCCTGGTCAACATCACGTTGGAAGGCAAGGACTATCCCAAGGCTAAAAGGCAAATAGAGACCTTGATGGAAGTCATTCCAGAAAAATCCAACGCGCCTGCTAAATGGGAGCTTGCTCCCGTTCCCAATGATGAGGGGTTTCTAACGGCCAGTACGGTGCAATACGTCGGCAAGGGCGCGAACCTGTATGACCTGGGTTTTGAGTACAAGGGCCCGTTTGGTGCGTTAAAATCGCTTCTAAGCACCAGTTTCCTGTGGGAAAAAGTGCGCATGCAGGGCGGGGCTTACGGAAGTTCCAACTCGTTCGATTATTTTTCGGGAGATTTTGGGCTGGTGTCCTACCGCGATCCCAATTTGACCGAAACGCTGGAGATTTACGATCAAATCGCCGATTATCTTTCCAACCTGGATTTGCCGGATGAGGAATTGAAAAAGCTTATCATCGGCTGCATGGGCCGGTTGGACCCACCGCTCACGCCAGATAGAAAGGGGGCGTCCTCCATGATCGACCATTTGACCGGACGGACGCACGCTCAGAAACAAAAGTTTCGGGAAGAATTGTTGGCTACCCGCCTGGAGGATATCAAAGCCTACGCGGACCTGTTCCTGAAAATTAAGGAATCGGGACGAGTGTGCGTTCTTGGCAACGAAGAAAAAATAAAGAAAGCCAAACCGCTCTTTAAGGAACTGGTCAACATTTTCAACTAG
- the xth gene encoding exodeoxyribonuclease III: MLKKGFWDWFEAVSPDVLCLQETKAQPDNLEDDILQPEGYQVVWNSAERKGYSGVVTFSKKKPKSVALGLGIERFDVEGRVIRTEFNGFDLLNVYFPNGTSGSERLQYKMDFYDAFLDHCESLRSQGKKLIITGDVNTAHKAIDLKNAKANEKNSGFLPEERAWVDKFVAHGYVDTFRIFHPEPDQYTWWTYRANARARNIGWRIDYFFVTEDLVNKVNDAFIRPEVMGSDHCPIGLDIKSR; the protein is encoded by the coding sequence GTGTTGAAGAAAGGATTTTGGGATTGGTTTGAAGCCGTATCTCCAGATGTCCTGTGTCTTCAGGAAACCAAGGCGCAGCCTGATAACCTGGAGGATGATATCCTTCAACCGGAAGGCTATCAGGTGGTTTGGAACTCAGCCGAACGGAAGGGGTACAGCGGGGTGGTCACTTTCAGCAAAAAAAAACCAAAATCCGTTGCGCTGGGATTGGGAATCGAAAGGTTCGATGTCGAAGGAAGAGTGATCCGCACGGAATTTAATGGATTTGATTTGCTGAACGTCTACTTTCCCAATGGCACCAGTGGGTCGGAACGTTTGCAATACAAAATGGATTTTTACGATGCGTTTCTGGACCATTGTGAATCGTTGCGGTCGCAGGGCAAAAAACTGATCATCACTGGGGATGTCAATACCGCTCACAAAGCGATCGACTTGAAAAACGCCAAAGCCAACGAGAAAAACTCCGGGTTTCTTCCTGAAGAAAGAGCCTGGGTGGATAAATTCGTCGCTCACGGTTATGTGGACACCTTTCGCATTTTTCATCCGGAACCGGACCAGTACACGTGGTGGACCTACCGCGCCAATGCCAGGGCGAGAAACATCGGCTGGCGGATCGACTATTTTTTCGTCACCGAGGATCTGGTCAACAAGGTGAACGATGCATTTATCCGGCCGGAGGTGATGGGTTCAGATCATTGTCCTATCGGGCTGGACATTAAATCGCGGTGA
- the prx-3_1 gene encoding putative thiol peroxidase — protein sequence MPAYAGTKVSLKGNMLNLMGEPLQVGQTLPNVSLPDRSLQMVDLKSLKGKVTILSVVPSLDTPTCEEQTHILSEKNEGLDQTARLVTLSRDLPFAQKRFAKEAKINNVLFLSDYRDAGFGNATGLLIEENRLLARAIMVLDQEGVIRYLEIVPELSKLPDMQKVFDFARSLEPQ from the coding sequence ATGCCTGCCTATGCGGGCACCAAGGTGAGTTTAAAAGGAAATATGCTCAATTTAATGGGTGAACCTTTGCAGGTGGGACAAACACTCCCGAATGTCAGTCTTCCCGACAGATCGTTGCAAATGGTCGACCTTAAATCACTGAAGGGAAAAGTTACCATCCTGAGCGTTGTTCCGTCCCTGGATACTCCCACCTGCGAGGAACAAACCCATATATTGAGCGAAAAGAACGAAGGTCTGGATCAAACCGCCCGCCTGGTCACTCTCAGCCGGGACCTTCCGTTTGCGCAAAAACGTTTCGCGAAGGAAGCCAAAATCAATAATGTCCTGTTTCTATCGGACTATCGCGACGCCGGGTTCGGCAATGCTACCGGTTTACTCATCGAAGAAAACCGTCTACTGGCCCGCGCCATCATGGTTCTGGATCAGGAAGGAGTCATTCGCTACTTGGAGATCGTCCCTGAATTATCCAAGCTTCCTGATATGCAGAAGGTGTTTGATTTTGCCCGCTCCTTAGAACCTCAATGA